Proteins encoded together in one Thermococcus barophilus MP window:
- a CDS encoding winged helix-turn-helix transcriptional regulator — protein sequence MTHREEILQYIYKNPGITFRRLAEELGIGIGNLQYHLYQLEKENKIVSKKLGGKRYIFPKEFEKEYEPLLIAISNETQRKILLLLAEREMNQREIAERLKLTQATINYHMNVLNKLGLIDRRKQGRNVVYSLKCDIEVIVRVISEYRPKLWDKLADKLIDLMLTLKGGELND from the coding sequence ATGACCCATAGAGAAGAAATACTCCAGTACATCTATAAAAATCCAGGAATAACGTTTCGAAGACTTGCAGAAGAGCTTGGGATAGGGATAGGAAACCTTCAATATCATCTGTACCAGCTTGAAAAAGAAAACAAAATAGTTTCAAAGAAGCTTGGGGGAAAAAGATACATATTTCCCAAGGAATTTGAGAAAGAATACGAACCGTTGCTAATAGCAATCTCCAATGAAACCCAGAGAAAGATACTGCTGTTGCTGGCAGAGAGAGAAATGAACCAGCGGGAAATTGCAGAAAGATTAAAGCTGACTCAGGCAACGATAAACTATCATATGAACGTCCTCAACAAACTGGGCTTGATTGACAGGAGAAAACAGGGGCGAAATGTTGTGTACAGCCTGAAGTGTGACATCGAGGTGATAGTGAGAGTAATCAGTGAATATCGACCAAAGCTGTGGGATAAGCTGGCAGATAAGCTTATTGACCTGATGCTAACCCTAAAGGGTGGTGAATTAAATGATTGA
- a CDS encoding universal stress protein produces the protein MRILVLIDGSKWSQKAALHAIAIAKKKNAKVILFSVLDRREAKAIAFNLSMRSDKIGEIKKFEEQIWKEMKKSVKEIMEGLLELCHEENVNCSMKIVEGIAKDEILKEANSGAYSLVVMGAYGKSGKTRIGSLLEELAGIIKPPLLIVR, from the coding sequence ATGAGAATACTGGTGCTTATAGATGGATCAAAATGGAGTCAGAAAGCTGCACTTCACGCTATAGCCATAGCCAAGAAGAAAAACGCCAAGGTAATTTTGTTTTCTGTTCTCGATCGAAGGGAGGCAAAGGCTATTGCTTTTAACCTAAGCATGCGAAGTGATAAAATTGGAGAAATAAAAAAGTTTGAGGAGCAGATATGGAAAGAAATGAAGAAAAGTGTTAAGGAGATAATGGAAGGTCTGCTTGAGCTCTGCCATGAGGAGAATGTGAACTGCTCCATGAAGATCGTGGAAGGAATAGCAAAGGATGAGATCCTAAAAGAGGCAAATAGTGGAGCATACTCCTTGGTTGTTATGGGGGCTTACGGGAAGAGTGGAAAAACAAGAATTGGGAGCTTGCTGGAGGAGCTTGCCGGAATTATAAAACCTCCCCTGCTGATAGTCCGCTAA